A part of Diachasmimorpha longicaudata isolate KC_UGA_2023 chromosome 11, iyDiaLong2, whole genome shotgun sequence genomic DNA contains:
- the LOC135167553 gene encoding polyhomeotic-like protein 1 isoform X3 — protein MAVATKQIEMSQQQQNVQEQHVQPSQEQQQNQNQQVNQGTMQQPQMQVQSSQQSQQQQQNQNNAQHNVQQVQVQPQVAASMPQQLQNAVAVSMQHQQQQQGVGSVSMALAGQQGATTITTMAAHPQAVQVIQQPMQSQAYHLQQLYNTQGTPLLMPGNLALHPAGINPSSIQVIAAGKPFQSTGQLTPHMLTTASNPGQSGGHGGPGGKVQGFPTGYLPVPTSANPGGGQTLVFGQLGVLGSPQPPQGLQQQPTQQNNNKPDQYTTCATGTQSGQRGGQMQFSPWQFTPQVAWTGIQPPGTTLLAAPNQIFIRSPTQPDMYIQSPQPIQTHNALATQQQIQGVQQIAAAGTKSRVMDIQQQTQQTGKQSGTSQRPLSILPSSLQGVQGANIRPASSVSTQTVHGVQGTVQTQSGKGSGSGGKGRGKPVVRTSPGTNSALIATKADTANQTKSNVHHTTMIMQQQTNPTNNNGNNKVLITTNQPVVTSAQPPGSPMSTSDKQNFGQQNKTVMQSQQQHQPQQQQGQQMQPQYQQMFMQQMQHLQHQQLQYQQAQAQNSQQQIQPKPIMGMTLPPQQSGVVLGTERPIMPVVSMGGVGVGVATTLQMNPVQQSQMQGVQQLPIATLNPTLIGNQVVSGGSQVQTLPLIQPANEQQQQQQQQQQQSPTQPPQDNASTAGMVITSPERSHSNDCQPIVQTCNVNNATTEEDKSAQKKEVSDTRVGERSGTPLQTQGGDANKTAMKEDSSSSTKHDEKTNSPLINLANAVNSITNGVVDDPLPPAIPTPISNNSKQAPPKALVKPQVLTHVIEGFVIQEADEPFSEKRLNGTATQGANNALTKNSSNEKDSPTEPPSKKRKKHAGNFSNDGDSNGTSGKCEACATVLDEHNTKFKKDKRFCSSVCAKSKKKEAREREVDKQWTDMEVDKRTDDGLKKAEDRSPTVSTPTSEDIPRINPVKWTVNEVCEFIRNLPGCADYAEDFAIQEIDGQALMLLKEDHLMSAMSIKLGPALKIVAKIDSMRIDTNTSSSPMSNSS, from the exons ATGGCTGTTGCGACAAAACAGATAGAAATGTCGCAACAACAGCAAAACGTTCAAGAGCAACATGTCCAGCCGAGTCAGGAACAACAGCAGAATCAGAATCAGCAAGTGAACCAGGGGACAATGCAGCAGCCACAGATGCAAGTGCAGTCCTCTCAACAGAGTCAACAACAGCAGCAGAATCAGAATAATGCACAGCATAATGTTCAACAGGTTCAAGTGCAACCCCAGGTGGCAGCAAGTATGCCACAACAG TTACAGAATGCTGTGGCAGTATCAATGCAACACCAGCAGCAACAGCAAGGTGTTGGCAGTGTGTCAATGGCATTGGCAGGTCAACAAGGTGCAACAACAATTACAACAATGGCTGCACATCCTCAAGCTGTTCAAGTAATTCAGCAACCGATGCAGAGTCAGGCATATCATCTTCAACAGTTGTATAATACTCAGGGAACTCCACTTTTAATGCCTGGAAATCTTGCTCTCCATCCTGCTGGTATCAATCCATCTTCAATTCAAGTGATAGCAGCTGGAAAACCATTTCAATCAACTGGACAGTTGACACCACATATGCTGACTACTGCCTCCAATCCAGGACAGAGTGGAGGACATGGTGGACCTGGTGGTAAAGTTCAAGGTTTTCCAACAGGTTATTTACCTGTTCCTACTTCTGCTAATCCTGGTGGAGGACAGACTCTTGTTTTTGGACAACTTGGAGTCCTTGGATCACCACAACCACCTCAGGGTCTTCAACAACAGCCCACACAACAGAACAACAACAAACCTGATCAA TATACAACGTGTGCTACTGGTACACAGTCGGGACAACGTGGGGGACAGATGCAATTTTCACCGTGGCAATTCACTCCACAGGTGGCTTGGACCGGAATACAGCCACCTGGGACGACTTTGTTAGCTGCCCCTAATCAGATTTTCATCAGAAGTCCTACCCAACCTGATATGTATATTCAGAGCCCACAACCTATTCAAACTCATAATG CTCTAGCAACTCAGCAGCAAATTCAAGGTGTCCAGCAAATTGCTGCAGCTGGAACAAAATCCAGGGTAATGGATATTCAGCAGCAAACCCAACAAACTGGCAAGCAAAGTGGAACCAGTCAACGTCCCCTGAGTATTCTGCCATCTTCTCTTCAAGGTGTTCAAGGTGCCAACATTAGACCAGCCAGTTCAGTATCAACACAAACTGTTCACGGAGTACAAGGAACGGTACAAACACAG AGTGGCAAGGGAAGTGGAAGTGGTGGTAAAGGCCGTGGTAAGCCGGTGGTTCGCACAAGTCCCGGTACAAATTCAGCCCTTATAGCAACAAAAGCTGACACTGCAAATCAAACGAAATCAAATGTACATCATACAACAATGATAATGCAACAGCAGACCAATCCAACCAACAATAATGGAAATAACAAAGTATTAATAACAACGAATCAACCAGTGGTAACTTCTGCGCAACCACCTGGCTCACCTATGTCCACCTCTGACAAGCAAAACTTTGGACAACAAAACAAAACAGTAATGCAATCACAACAGCAGCATCAGCCACAACAGCAGCAGGGACAGCAAATGCAACCCCAGTATCAGCAGATGTTCATGCAACAGATGCAACATCTTCAGCATCAGCAGTTGCAGTATCAACAAGCACAAGCCCAGAATTCACAGCAACAAATTCAGCCCAAACCAATTATGG GTATGACACTTCCACCTCAGCAATCTGGAGTTGTTCTTGGAACTGAGAGGCCAATAATGCCAGTTGTCTCAATGGGCGGTGTCGGTGTGGGTGTTGCAACGACATTGCAGATGAATCCAGTTCAACAGTCTCAGATGCAGGGAGTCCAGCAATTACCTATTGCC ACCCTAAATCCAACGCTAATTGGAAATCAAGTGGTGAGTGGCGGTTCGCAAGTTCAAACTCTGCCCCTAATACAGCCAGCAAAtgaacaacaacaacaacaacaacaacaacaacaacaatccCCAACACAACCACCACAAGATAATGCCAGTACTGCTGGCATGGTAATTACTTCGCCAGAGAGAAGTCATTCGAACGACTGTCAACCGATTGTTCAAACGTGTAATGTTAACAATGCAACAACAGAGGAGGATAAATCAGCGCAGAAGAAGGAAGTTAGTGATACAAGAGTGGGGGAAAGATCGGGTACACCTCTACAAACACAAG GAGGGGATGCTAATAAAACAGCAATGAAGGAAGATTCGTCCAGTTCTACAAAACACGACGAAAAAACCAACAGTCCTCTGATAAACCTGGCAAATGCAGTTAATTCGATAACAAATGGAGTTGTAGATGATCCACTGCCTCCCGCGATACCAACTCCGATATCAAACAACAGTAAACAAGCACCTCCAAAAGCTCTTGTCAAGCCCCAGGTTCTAACACATGTCATTGAAGGATTTGTTATCCAAGAAG CTGATGAGCCATTTTCGGAGAAACGTTTGAATGGTACTGCTACACAGGGAGCCAACAATGCACTAACTAAAAATAGTTCTAACGAGAAAGATTCGCCCACTGAACCGCCAAGTAAGAAAA gaaaaaaacatgCAGGAAATTTCTCCAATGATGGAGACTCCAATGGTACCAGCGGTAAATGCGAGGCATGTGCAACCGTCCTAGATGAACATAATACCAAATTCAAAAAGGATAAACGATTTTGCTCTTCAGTTTGTGCTAAGAGTAAAAAGAAAGAAGCGAGGGAGCGTGAGGTAGATAAACAGTGGACGGATATGGAGGTTGATAAGAGAACTGATGATGGATTGAAAAAAGCCGAAGACAGGTCTCCAACTGTTTCTACCCCGACGAGTGAAGACATTCCAAGAATTAATCCAGTTAAATGGACG gTCAACGAAGTCTGTGAATTCATTCGAAACCTTCCGGGCTGTGCAGACTACGCTGAAGACTTTGCAATTCAAGAAATTGATGGTCAAGCTCTCATGCTACTGAAAGAAGATCACCTCATGTCAGCAATGAGCATAAAACTCGGTCCAGCATTAAAAATCGTGGCCAAGATAGACTCCATGAGAATTGACACAAACACGAGCTCATCTCCAATGTCAAATAGTTCATGA
- the LOC135167553 gene encoding polyhomeotic-like protein 1 isoform X4: MAVATKQIEMSQQQQNVQEQHVQPSQEQQQNQNQQVNQGTMQQPQMQVQSSQQSQQQQQNQNNAQHNVQQVQVQPQVAASMPQQLQNAVAVSMQHQQQQQGVGSVSMALAGQQGATTITTMAAHPQAVQVIQQPMQSQAYHLQQLYNTQGTPLLMPGNLALHPAGINPSSIQVIAAGKPFQSTGQLTPHMLTTASNPGQSGGHGGPGGKVQGFPTGYLPVPTSANPGGGQTLVFGQLGVLGSPQPPQGLQQQPTQQNNNKPDQVQKYTTCATGTQSGQRGGQMQFSPWQFTPQVAWTGIQPPGTTLLAAPNQIFIRSPTQPDMYIQSPQPIQTHNALATQQQIQGVQQIAAAGTKSRVMDIQQQTQQTGKQSGTSQRPLSILPSSLQGVQGANIRPASSVSTQTVHGVQGTVQTQSGKGSGSGGKGRGKPVVRTSPGTNSALIATKADTANQTKSNVHHTTMIMQQQTNPTNNNGNNKVLITTNQPVVTSAQPPGSPMSTSDKQNFGQQNKTVMQSQQQHQPQQQQGQQMQPQYQQMFMQQMQHLQHQQLQYQQAQAQNSQQQIQPKPIMGMTLPPQQSGVVLGTERPIMPVVSMGGVGVGVATTLQMNPVQQSQMQGVQQLPIATLNPTLIGNQVVSGGSQVQTLPLIQPANEQQQQQQQQQQQSPTQPPQDNASTAGMVITSPERSHSNDCQPIVQTCNVNNATTEEDKSAQKKEVSDTRVGERSGTPLQTQGGDANKTAMKEDSSSSTKHDEKTNSPLINLANAVNSITNGVVDDPLPPAIPTPISNNSKQAPPKALVKPQVLTHVIEGFVIQEADEPFSEKRLNGTATQGANNALTKNSSNEKDSPTEPPRKKHAGNFSNDGDSNGTSGKCEACATVLDEHNTKFKKDKRFCSSVCAKSKKKEAREREVDKQWTDMEVDKRTDDGLKKAEDRSPTVSTPTSEDIPRINPVKWTVNEVCEFIRNLPGCADYAEDFAIQEIDGQALMLLKEDHLMSAMSIKLGPALKIVAKIDSMRIDTNTSSSPMSNSS; encoded by the exons ATGGCTGTTGCGACAAAACAGATAGAAATGTCGCAACAACAGCAAAACGTTCAAGAGCAACATGTCCAGCCGAGTCAGGAACAACAGCAGAATCAGAATCAGCAAGTGAACCAGGGGACAATGCAGCAGCCACAGATGCAAGTGCAGTCCTCTCAACAGAGTCAACAACAGCAGCAGAATCAGAATAATGCACAGCATAATGTTCAACAGGTTCAAGTGCAACCCCAGGTGGCAGCAAGTATGCCACAACAG TTACAGAATGCTGTGGCAGTATCAATGCAACACCAGCAGCAACAGCAAGGTGTTGGCAGTGTGTCAATGGCATTGGCAGGTCAACAAGGTGCAACAACAATTACAACAATGGCTGCACATCCTCAAGCTGTTCAAGTAATTCAGCAACCGATGCAGAGTCAGGCATATCATCTTCAACAGTTGTATAATACTCAGGGAACTCCACTTTTAATGCCTGGAAATCTTGCTCTCCATCCTGCTGGTATCAATCCATCTTCAATTCAAGTGATAGCAGCTGGAAAACCATTTCAATCAACTGGACAGTTGACACCACATATGCTGACTACTGCCTCCAATCCAGGACAGAGTGGAGGACATGGTGGACCTGGTGGTAAAGTTCAAGGTTTTCCAACAGGTTATTTACCTGTTCCTACTTCTGCTAATCCTGGTGGAGGACAGACTCTTGTTTTTGGACAACTTGGAGTCCTTGGATCACCACAACCACCTCAGGGTCTTCAACAACAGCCCACACAACAGAACAACAACAAACCTGATCAAGTACAAAAA TATACAACGTGTGCTACTGGTACACAGTCGGGACAACGTGGGGGACAGATGCAATTTTCACCGTGGCAATTCACTCCACAGGTGGCTTGGACCGGAATACAGCCACCTGGGACGACTTTGTTAGCTGCCCCTAATCAGATTTTCATCAGAAGTCCTACCCAACCTGATATGTATATTCAGAGCCCACAACCTATTCAAACTCATAATG CTCTAGCAACTCAGCAGCAAATTCAAGGTGTCCAGCAAATTGCTGCAGCTGGAACAAAATCCAGGGTAATGGATATTCAGCAGCAAACCCAACAAACTGGCAAGCAAAGTGGAACCAGTCAACGTCCCCTGAGTATTCTGCCATCTTCTCTTCAAGGTGTTCAAGGTGCCAACATTAGACCAGCCAGTTCAGTATCAACACAAACTGTTCACGGAGTACAAGGAACGGTACAAACACAG AGTGGCAAGGGAAGTGGAAGTGGTGGTAAAGGCCGTGGTAAGCCGGTGGTTCGCACAAGTCCCGGTACAAATTCAGCCCTTATAGCAACAAAAGCTGACACTGCAAATCAAACGAAATCAAATGTACATCATACAACAATGATAATGCAACAGCAGACCAATCCAACCAACAATAATGGAAATAACAAAGTATTAATAACAACGAATCAACCAGTGGTAACTTCTGCGCAACCACCTGGCTCACCTATGTCCACCTCTGACAAGCAAAACTTTGGACAACAAAACAAAACAGTAATGCAATCACAACAGCAGCATCAGCCACAACAGCAGCAGGGACAGCAAATGCAACCCCAGTATCAGCAGATGTTCATGCAACAGATGCAACATCTTCAGCATCAGCAGTTGCAGTATCAACAAGCACAAGCCCAGAATTCACAGCAACAAATTCAGCCCAAACCAATTATGG GTATGACACTTCCACCTCAGCAATCTGGAGTTGTTCTTGGAACTGAGAGGCCAATAATGCCAGTTGTCTCAATGGGCGGTGTCGGTGTGGGTGTTGCAACGACATTGCAGATGAATCCAGTTCAACAGTCTCAGATGCAGGGAGTCCAGCAATTACCTATTGCC ACCCTAAATCCAACGCTAATTGGAAATCAAGTGGTGAGTGGCGGTTCGCAAGTTCAAACTCTGCCCCTAATACAGCCAGCAAAtgaacaacaacaacaacaacaacaacaacaacaacaatccCCAACACAACCACCACAAGATAATGCCAGTACTGCTGGCATGGTAATTACTTCGCCAGAGAGAAGTCATTCGAACGACTGTCAACCGATTGTTCAAACGTGTAATGTTAACAATGCAACAACAGAGGAGGATAAATCAGCGCAGAAGAAGGAAGTTAGTGATACAAGAGTGGGGGAAAGATCGGGTACACCTCTACAAACACAAG GAGGGGATGCTAATAAAACAGCAATGAAGGAAGATTCGTCCAGTTCTACAAAACACGACGAAAAAACCAACAGTCCTCTGATAAACCTGGCAAATGCAGTTAATTCGATAACAAATGGAGTTGTAGATGATCCACTGCCTCCCGCGATACCAACTCCGATATCAAACAACAGTAAACAAGCACCTCCAAAAGCTCTTGTCAAGCCCCAGGTTCTAACACATGTCATTGAAGGATTTGTTATCCAAGAAG CTGATGAGCCATTTTCGGAGAAACGTTTGAATGGTACTGCTACACAGGGAGCCAACAATGCACTAACTAAAAATAGTTCTAACGAGAAAGATTCGCCCACTGAACCGCCAA gaaaaaaacatgCAGGAAATTTCTCCAATGATGGAGACTCCAATGGTACCAGCGGTAAATGCGAGGCATGTGCAACCGTCCTAGATGAACATAATACCAAATTCAAAAAGGATAAACGATTTTGCTCTTCAGTTTGTGCTAAGAGTAAAAAGAAAGAAGCGAGGGAGCGTGAGGTAGATAAACAGTGGACGGATATGGAGGTTGATAAGAGAACTGATGATGGATTGAAAAAAGCCGAAGACAGGTCTCCAACTGTTTCTACCCCGACGAGTGAAGACATTCCAAGAATTAATCCAGTTAAATGGACG gTCAACGAAGTCTGTGAATTCATTCGAAACCTTCCGGGCTGTGCAGACTACGCTGAAGACTTTGCAATTCAAGAAATTGATGGTCAAGCTCTCATGCTACTGAAAGAAGATCACCTCATGTCAGCAATGAGCATAAAACTCGGTCCAGCATTAAAAATCGTGGCCAAGATAGACTCCATGAGAATTGACACAAACACGAGCTCATCTCCAATGTCAAATAGTTCATGA
- the LOC135167553 gene encoding polyhomeotic-like protein 1 isoform X1, with protein MAVATKQIEMSQQQQNVQEQHVQPSQEQQQNQNQQVNQGTMQQPQMQVQSSQQSQQQQQNQNNAQHNVQQVQVQPQVAASMPQQLQNAVAVSMQHQQQQQGVGSVSMALAGQQGATTITTMAAHPQAVQVIQQPMQSQAYHLQQLYNTQGTPLLMPGNLALHPAGINPSSIQVIAAGKPFQSTGQLTPHMLTTASNPGQSGGHGGPGGKVQGFPTGYLPVPTSANPGGGQTLVFGQLGVLGSPQPPQGLQQQPTQQNNNKPDQVQKYTTCATGTQSGQRGGQMQFSPWQFTPQVAWTGIQPPGTTLLAAPNQIFIRSPTQPDMYIQSPQPIQTHNALATQQQIQGVQQIAAAGTKSRVMDIQQQTQQTGKQSGTSQRPLSILPSSLQGVQGANIRPASSVSTQTVHGVQGTVQTQSGKGSGSGGKGRGKPVVRTSPGTNSALIATKADTANQTKSNVHHTTMIMQQQTNPTNNNGNNKVLITTNQPVVTSAQPPGSPMSTSDKQNFGQQNKTVMQSQQQHQPQQQQGQQMQPQYQQMFMQQMQHLQHQQLQYQQAQAQNSQQQIQPKPIMGMTLPPQQSGVVLGTERPIMPVVSMGGVGVGVATTLQMNPVQQSQMQGVQQLPIATLNPTLIGNQVVSGGSQVQTLPLIQPANEQQQQQQQQQQQSPTQPPQDNASTAGMVITSPERSHSNDCQPIVQTCNVNNATTEEDKSAQKKEVSDTRVGERSGTPLQTQGGDANKTAMKEDSSSSTKHDEKTNSPLINLANAVNSITNGVVDDPLPPAIPTPISNNSKQAPPKALVKPQVLTHVIEGFVIQEADEPFSEKRLNGTATQGANNALTKNSSNEKDSPTEPPSKKRKKHAGNFSNDGDSNGTSGKCEACATVLDEHNTKFKKDKRFCSSVCAKSKKKEAREREVDKQWTDMEVDKRTDDGLKKAEDRSPTVSTPTSEDIPRINPVKWTVNEVCEFIRNLPGCADYAEDFAIQEIDGQALMLLKEDHLMSAMSIKLGPALKIVAKIDSMRIDTNTSSSPMSNSS; from the exons ATGGCTGTTGCGACAAAACAGATAGAAATGTCGCAACAACAGCAAAACGTTCAAGAGCAACATGTCCAGCCGAGTCAGGAACAACAGCAGAATCAGAATCAGCAAGTGAACCAGGGGACAATGCAGCAGCCACAGATGCAAGTGCAGTCCTCTCAACAGAGTCAACAACAGCAGCAGAATCAGAATAATGCACAGCATAATGTTCAACAGGTTCAAGTGCAACCCCAGGTGGCAGCAAGTATGCCACAACAG TTACAGAATGCTGTGGCAGTATCAATGCAACACCAGCAGCAACAGCAAGGTGTTGGCAGTGTGTCAATGGCATTGGCAGGTCAACAAGGTGCAACAACAATTACAACAATGGCTGCACATCCTCAAGCTGTTCAAGTAATTCAGCAACCGATGCAGAGTCAGGCATATCATCTTCAACAGTTGTATAATACTCAGGGAACTCCACTTTTAATGCCTGGAAATCTTGCTCTCCATCCTGCTGGTATCAATCCATCTTCAATTCAAGTGATAGCAGCTGGAAAACCATTTCAATCAACTGGACAGTTGACACCACATATGCTGACTACTGCCTCCAATCCAGGACAGAGTGGAGGACATGGTGGACCTGGTGGTAAAGTTCAAGGTTTTCCAACAGGTTATTTACCTGTTCCTACTTCTGCTAATCCTGGTGGAGGACAGACTCTTGTTTTTGGACAACTTGGAGTCCTTGGATCACCACAACCACCTCAGGGTCTTCAACAACAGCCCACACAACAGAACAACAACAAACCTGATCAAGTACAAAAA TATACAACGTGTGCTACTGGTACACAGTCGGGACAACGTGGGGGACAGATGCAATTTTCACCGTGGCAATTCACTCCACAGGTGGCTTGGACCGGAATACAGCCACCTGGGACGACTTTGTTAGCTGCCCCTAATCAGATTTTCATCAGAAGTCCTACCCAACCTGATATGTATATTCAGAGCCCACAACCTATTCAAACTCATAATG CTCTAGCAACTCAGCAGCAAATTCAAGGTGTCCAGCAAATTGCTGCAGCTGGAACAAAATCCAGGGTAATGGATATTCAGCAGCAAACCCAACAAACTGGCAAGCAAAGTGGAACCAGTCAACGTCCCCTGAGTATTCTGCCATCTTCTCTTCAAGGTGTTCAAGGTGCCAACATTAGACCAGCCAGTTCAGTATCAACACAAACTGTTCACGGAGTACAAGGAACGGTACAAACACAG AGTGGCAAGGGAAGTGGAAGTGGTGGTAAAGGCCGTGGTAAGCCGGTGGTTCGCACAAGTCCCGGTACAAATTCAGCCCTTATAGCAACAAAAGCTGACACTGCAAATCAAACGAAATCAAATGTACATCATACAACAATGATAATGCAACAGCAGACCAATCCAACCAACAATAATGGAAATAACAAAGTATTAATAACAACGAATCAACCAGTGGTAACTTCTGCGCAACCACCTGGCTCACCTATGTCCACCTCTGACAAGCAAAACTTTGGACAACAAAACAAAACAGTAATGCAATCACAACAGCAGCATCAGCCACAACAGCAGCAGGGACAGCAAATGCAACCCCAGTATCAGCAGATGTTCATGCAACAGATGCAACATCTTCAGCATCAGCAGTTGCAGTATCAACAAGCACAAGCCCAGAATTCACAGCAACAAATTCAGCCCAAACCAATTATGG GTATGACACTTCCACCTCAGCAATCTGGAGTTGTTCTTGGAACTGAGAGGCCAATAATGCCAGTTGTCTCAATGGGCGGTGTCGGTGTGGGTGTTGCAACGACATTGCAGATGAATCCAGTTCAACAGTCTCAGATGCAGGGAGTCCAGCAATTACCTATTGCC ACCCTAAATCCAACGCTAATTGGAAATCAAGTGGTGAGTGGCGGTTCGCAAGTTCAAACTCTGCCCCTAATACAGCCAGCAAAtgaacaacaacaacaacaacaacaacaacaacaacaatccCCAACACAACCACCACAAGATAATGCCAGTACTGCTGGCATGGTAATTACTTCGCCAGAGAGAAGTCATTCGAACGACTGTCAACCGATTGTTCAAACGTGTAATGTTAACAATGCAACAACAGAGGAGGATAAATCAGCGCAGAAGAAGGAAGTTAGTGATACAAGAGTGGGGGAAAGATCGGGTACACCTCTACAAACACAAG GAGGGGATGCTAATAAAACAGCAATGAAGGAAGATTCGTCCAGTTCTACAAAACACGACGAAAAAACCAACAGTCCTCTGATAAACCTGGCAAATGCAGTTAATTCGATAACAAATGGAGTTGTAGATGATCCACTGCCTCCCGCGATACCAACTCCGATATCAAACAACAGTAAACAAGCACCTCCAAAAGCTCTTGTCAAGCCCCAGGTTCTAACACATGTCATTGAAGGATTTGTTATCCAAGAAG CTGATGAGCCATTTTCGGAGAAACGTTTGAATGGTACTGCTACACAGGGAGCCAACAATGCACTAACTAAAAATAGTTCTAACGAGAAAGATTCGCCCACTGAACCGCCAAGTAAGAAAA gaaaaaaacatgCAGGAAATTTCTCCAATGATGGAGACTCCAATGGTACCAGCGGTAAATGCGAGGCATGTGCAACCGTCCTAGATGAACATAATACCAAATTCAAAAAGGATAAACGATTTTGCTCTTCAGTTTGTGCTAAGAGTAAAAAGAAAGAAGCGAGGGAGCGTGAGGTAGATAAACAGTGGACGGATATGGAGGTTGATAAGAGAACTGATGATGGATTGAAAAAAGCCGAAGACAGGTCTCCAACTGTTTCTACCCCGACGAGTGAAGACATTCCAAGAATTAATCCAGTTAAATGGACG gTCAACGAAGTCTGTGAATTCATTCGAAACCTTCCGGGCTGTGCAGACTACGCTGAAGACTTTGCAATTCAAGAAATTGATGGTCAAGCTCTCATGCTACTGAAAGAAGATCACCTCATGTCAGCAATGAGCATAAAACTCGGTCCAGCATTAAAAATCGTGGCCAAGATAGACTCCATGAGAATTGACACAAACACGAGCTCATCTCCAATGTCAAATAGTTCATGA